From Pedococcus aerophilus, one genomic window encodes:
- a CDS encoding heavy metal-associated domain-containing protein: MSTQTFDVVGMTCGHCASAVTEELKALDGVSDVQVDLVAGGTSAVTVAADRELTPAEVTSALDEAGDYSLAT; this comes from the coding sequence ATGAGCACCCAGACCTTCGACGTCGTCGGCATGACCTGCGGCCACTGCGCCAGCGCCGTCACCGAGGAGCTCAAGGCCCTCGACGGCGTCAGCGACGTGCAGGTCGACCTCGTCGCGGGCGGCACCTCTGCCGTCACCGTCGCGGCCGACCGCGAGCTCACCCCGGCTGAGGTGACGTCCGCGCTCGACGAGGCGGGCGACTACAGCCTGGCCACGTGA
- a CDS encoding heavy metal translocating P-type ATPase, producing the protein MTHTTSTSTTASTTRSEDSAPTSAVELVIGGMTCASCATRIEKKLNKIDGVTATVNYSTEKAKVTFPDTVTAADLVATVEKTGYTAELPPEPDPAGDGDGAPYVEVDPTAALRQRLLVSVLLAVPVVAMAMVPAWQFRYWQWASLVLAAPVVVWGGLPFHRAAWTNLRHGQTTMDTLVSVGTIAAFGWSLYALFLGTAGEPGMTHPFSFTIERTDGAGNIYLEAAAGVTAFLLAGRYAEARAKRRSGAALRALLEMGAKEVSVLRGEGAAATEVRVPVSELVVGTRFVVRPGEKIATDGEVEDGTSAVDASMVTGESVPVEVGPGSRVVGATVNAGGRLVVRATRVGADTQLAQMARLVEDAQNGKAQVQRLADRVSGVFVPVVIALAVATLGFWVGAGGGWTAAFTAAVAVLIIACPCALGLATPTALMVGTGRGAQLGILIKGPEVLESTRRVDTVVLDKTGTVTTGRMTLDEVVPAAGEDAAEVLRLAGALEDASEHPVARAVAAAAREALDQAGTLPGVEDFANEQGLGVRGQVEGRVVLVGRPRLLADWSVTVPDELTAAMASAQSRGATAVVVAWDGRARGVVTVADTVKDGSAEAVAELRRLGLTPVLLTGDNEGAARHVAGLVGIDDVHAEVLPQDKVDVVKALQDRGRVVAMVGDGVNDAAALAQADLGLAMGTGTDVAIEASDLTLVRGDLRVAADAIRLARRTLSTIRGNLFWAFAYNVAAIPLAAAGLLSPMLAGGAMALSSVFVVTNSLRLRTFR; encoded by the coding sequence ATGACCCACACGACGAGCACGAGCACCACGGCCTCCACGACCCGCTCCGAGGACAGCGCCCCCACCAGCGCCGTCGAGCTGGTCATCGGCGGCATGACGTGCGCGTCCTGCGCGACGCGGATCGAGAAGAAGCTCAACAAGATCGACGGCGTCACGGCCACGGTCAACTACAGCACCGAGAAGGCAAAGGTCACCTTCCCCGACACGGTCACCGCCGCCGACCTCGTGGCGACCGTCGAGAAGACGGGCTATACCGCCGAGCTCCCTCCTGAGCCGGACCCGGCCGGCGACGGTGACGGCGCGCCATACGTCGAGGTGGACCCCACCGCGGCACTGCGGCAGCGGCTCCTCGTGTCGGTACTGCTCGCGGTCCCGGTCGTCGCGATGGCGATGGTGCCGGCGTGGCAGTTCCGCTACTGGCAGTGGGCGTCCCTCGTCCTGGCCGCACCCGTCGTGGTGTGGGGCGGGCTGCCGTTCCACCGCGCGGCGTGGACCAACCTGCGCCACGGCCAGACCACGATGGACACCCTCGTGTCGGTCGGGACCATCGCGGCATTCGGCTGGTCGCTCTACGCCCTGTTCCTCGGCACGGCCGGCGAGCCCGGCATGACGCACCCGTTCTCCTTCACCATCGAACGCACCGACGGCGCGGGCAACATCTACCTCGAGGCCGCTGCGGGCGTGACGGCGTTCCTGCTCGCCGGACGGTATGCCGAGGCGCGCGCCAAGCGTCGCTCGGGTGCTGCGCTGCGGGCACTGCTCGAGATGGGCGCCAAGGAGGTCTCGGTGCTCCGCGGCGAGGGTGCGGCTGCCACCGAGGTGCGCGTGCCCGTGTCGGAGCTCGTGGTGGGGACGCGGTTCGTCGTGCGCCCCGGCGAGAAGATCGCCACCGACGGCGAGGTCGAGGACGGCACGTCAGCGGTCGACGCGTCGATGGTCACGGGCGAGTCCGTGCCCGTCGAGGTCGGTCCGGGCAGCCGCGTCGTCGGCGCCACCGTCAACGCAGGCGGCCGGCTCGTCGTCCGCGCCACGCGGGTCGGTGCCGACACCCAGCTCGCGCAGATGGCCCGGCTCGTCGAGGACGCCCAGAACGGCAAGGCCCAGGTGCAGCGGCTCGCGGACCGGGTGTCCGGGGTGTTCGTGCCCGTCGTCATCGCCCTGGCTGTCGCGACCCTCGGGTTCTGGGTCGGTGCCGGCGGTGGGTGGACCGCCGCCTTCACGGCCGCGGTGGCCGTCCTCATCATCGCCTGCCCCTGTGCCCTCGGGCTGGCGACGCCGACCGCTCTCATGGTCGGCACGGGCCGCGGGGCCCAGCTCGGCATCCTCATCAAGGGACCCGAGGTGCTGGAGTCCACCCGTCGCGTCGACACCGTCGTGCTCGACAAGACGGGGACCGTGACCACCGGACGCATGACGCTCGACGAGGTCGTCCCCGCGGCCGGTGAGGACGCAGCCGAGGTGCTGCGCCTCGCCGGGGCGCTGGAGGACGCCTCCGAGCACCCGGTGGCCCGAGCGGTGGCTGCCGCGGCCCGCGAGGCCCTCGACCAGGCTGGCACGCTGCCCGGCGTCGAGGACTTCGCCAACGAGCAGGGGCTCGGCGTCCGCGGTCAGGTCGAGGGGCGCGTCGTGCTGGTCGGGCGACCCCGGCTGCTGGCCGACTGGTCGGTGACGGTGCCGGACGAGCTCACCGCCGCCATGGCCTCGGCGCAGTCGCGTGGCGCCACGGCCGTGGTCGTCGCCTGGGACGGGCGCGCCCGCGGAGTCGTCACCGTCGCCGACACGGTCAAGGACGGGTCGGCCGAGGCCGTGGCCGAGCTGCGTCGCCTGGGCCTCACCCCGGTGCTGCTCACCGGCGACAACGAGGGCGCTGCCCGTCACGTCGCCGGCCTGGTCGGCATCGACGACGTCCACGCCGAGGTGCTGCCGCAGGACAAGGTCGACGTCGTGAAGGCGTTGCAGGACAGGGGTCGAGTGGTGGCGATGGTCGGGGACGGCGTGAACGACGCCGCCGCGCTGGCGCAGGCCGACCTGGGTCTCGCCATGGGTACCGGCACCGACGTGGCGATCGAGGCCAGCGACCTGACCCTCGTGCGCGGCGACCTGCGGGTGGCCGCCGACGCGATCCGCCTGGCCCGACGGACGCTGTCGACGATCCGCGGCAACCTGTTCTGGGCGTTCGCCTACAACGTCGCCGCGATCCCGCTCGCTGCGGCGGGACTGCTCAGCCCGATGCTCGCGGGCGGCGCGATGGCTCTGTCGTCGGTGTTCGTCGTGACGAACAGCCTGCGGCTGCGCACCTTCCGCTGA
- a CDS encoding TraR/DksA family transcriptional regulator, producing MTSDPVAARARELLAADRATTLARLGDLEADVALIVEASQDSNADDEHDPEGATIAFERAQTSALASSAVAHLREITAAEARLDDGTYGVCERCGDAIPAGRLEARPTARTCVAHAACPR from the coding sequence ATGACCTCCGACCCCGTGGCCGCCCGCGCCCGCGAGCTGCTCGCCGCCGACCGGGCCACCACCCTGGCGCGGCTCGGCGACCTCGAGGCAGATGTCGCGCTCATCGTCGAGGCGTCGCAGGACTCGAACGCCGACGACGAGCACGACCCGGAGGGCGCCACGATCGCCTTCGAGCGCGCCCAGACCAGCGCGCTCGCCTCATCGGCGGTGGCCCACCTGCGGGAGATCACTGCCGCGGAGGCCCGCCTCGACGACGGGACGTACGGCGTGTGCGAGCGGTGCGGCGACGCCATACCGGCCGGACGGTTGGAGGCGCGGCCGACGGCGCGCACCTGCGTCGCCCACGCCGCCTGCCCCCGCTGA
- a CDS encoding lysylphosphatidylglycerol synthase transmembrane domain-containing protein: MALHLGLLPPPATTAPLRRPTARDQAARRAPGGGRGGRRAAKLLVSGALATGILALALPRVAGAQWDDIAHALASLSVAHLLLLTLVWLAGLWAHTPALTAALPGLSHRRALLLNLTGSFVSNLLPLGGAAGTVANWRMARSWGFASPAFARWALVTNLFDTTLKLALPGVALLWLAAAGVEAGGAVGTAAYVGLGLLTAVVVVLWFLARDDRTVTFLGRLADRIASRVRFVRPPAEGYAARAAAFRRDSAALIASGWWRMALGKIAYAALQAVLLWLSLRVLGSWVSPAVVLAAFAVERILSMVVITPGATGLVEVGMAGVLVALGVDPTMSAAGVLLYRAFTFGMEIPVGGLSMLAWSLSRRTALTA; the protein is encoded by the coding sequence ATGGCCCTCCACCTCGGACTGCTCCCGCCGCCGGCGACGACCGCACCACTGCGGCGTCCGACCGCGCGGGACCAGGCCGCCCGCCGCGCGCCGGGGGGCGGTCGCGGCGGGAGGAGGGCCGCCAAGCTGCTCGTCTCCGGTGCCCTGGCGACCGGCATCCTCGCGCTCGCCCTGCCGAGGGTCGCCGGTGCCCAGTGGGACGACATCGCGCACGCCCTCGCCTCGCTGTCGGTGGCCCACCTGCTGCTGCTCACGCTCGTGTGGCTCGCCGGACTCTGGGCGCACACCCCGGCCCTCACCGCCGCGCTGCCCGGCCTGTCGCACCGCCGGGCGCTGCTGCTCAACCTCACCGGGAGCTTCGTCTCCAACCTCCTGCCCCTCGGCGGCGCCGCCGGCACCGTCGCGAACTGGCGGATGGCGCGCTCCTGGGGCTTCGCCTCGCCGGCCTTCGCCCGCTGGGCCCTCGTGACGAACCTCTTCGACACCACCCTCAAGCTGGCCCTCCCGGGGGTCGCGCTCCTCTGGCTCGCCGCCGCCGGGGTCGAGGCCGGCGGAGCAGTGGGCACCGCGGCCTACGTCGGGCTCGGCCTGCTCACCGCGGTCGTGGTCGTCCTCTGGTTCCTGGCGCGGGATGACCGGACGGTGACCTTCCTCGGCCGCCTTGCCGATCGCATCGCCAGTCGGGTGCGCTTCGTGCGCCCCCCGGCCGAGGGGTATGCGGCGCGAGCTGCGGCGTTCCGCCGCGACAGCGCGGCGCTGATCGCCTCGGGGTGGTGGCGGATGGCCTTGGGCAAGATCGCGTATGCCGCGCTGCAGGCGGTGCTCCTCTGGCTCTCGCTGCGGGTGCTCGGCTCGTGGGTGAGCCCGGCCGTGGTGCTGGCGGCGTTCGCGGTCGAGCGGATCCTGTCGATGGTCGTGATCACGCCGGGCGCAACCGGTCTCGTGGAGGTCGGCATGGCAGGGGTGCTCGTGGCCCTCGGGGTGGATCCGACGATGTCGGCCGCCGGGGTGCTGCTCTACCGGGCGTTCACGTTCGGGATGGAGATCCCGGTCGGTGGCCTGTCGATGCTGGCCTGGTCGTTGAGCCGCCGCACCGCCCTCACCGCCTGA
- a CDS encoding UBP-type zinc finger domain-containing protein, whose product MAPTPDESSADGIDAAATPSGTGCVECLASGGWWVHLRRCAACGHIGCCDSSPSQHASHHFEDTGHPVIRSFEPGEDWFWDFRSGSGFTGPALADPQHHPLDQPVPGPAGAVPADWADHVH is encoded by the coding sequence ATGGCACCCACTCCCGACGAGTCGTCCGCCGACGGGATCGACGCCGCCGCGACGCCGAGCGGCACCGGCTGCGTCGAGTGCCTGGCCTCTGGTGGCTGGTGGGTGCACCTGCGCCGGTGCGCAGCCTGCGGCCACATCGGGTGCTGCGACAGCTCGCCCAGCCAGCACGCGAGCCACCACTTCGAGGACACCGGCCACCCCGTGATCCGGTCGTTCGAGCCCGGCGAGGACTGGTTCTGGGACTTCCGCTCCGGCTCGGGGTTCACCGGCCCCGCGCTCGCCGACCCCCAGCACCACCCGCTCGACCAGCCCGTCCCGGGTCCCGCCGGCGCGGTGCCTGCGGACTGGGCCGACCACGTCCACTAG
- a CDS encoding DUF427 domain-containing protein: MAMFSGHPKPDPVGPGQESVWSYPRPPRVEQSSDSVEVWVGGERIALTTRSWRVLETSHPPTYYLPREAFVDGALRPADGSSYCEWKGMASYLDLVGGGRVAPRAGWFYAEPTRGFEVIAGAVAVMPAAVDRCVVNDEVVRPQEGGFYGGWITDRVVGPFKGIPGSWGW; encoded by the coding sequence ATGGCGATGTTCAGCGGTCACCCGAAGCCCGATCCGGTCGGCCCCGGGCAGGAGTCCGTCTGGTCCTACCCCCGGCCCCCGCGCGTCGAGCAGTCCTCCGACTCCGTCGAGGTGTGGGTCGGCGGCGAGCGCATCGCCCTGACGACGCGTTCCTGGCGGGTCCTGGAGACCAGCCACCCGCCGACCTACTACCTGCCGCGCGAGGCGTTCGTCGACGGCGCGCTGCGCCCTGCCGACGGTTCGTCGTACTGCGAGTGGAAGGGCATGGCCTCCTACCTCGACCTCGTCGGCGGTGGACGGGTCGCACCCCGCGCCGGCTGGTTCTACGCCGAGCCCACCCGTGGGTTCGAGGTGATCGCGGGTGCCGTCGCCGTGATGCCCGCCGCGGTCGACCGCTGCGTCGTGAACGACGAGGTGGTCCGACCGCAGGAGGGCGGCTTCTACGGCGGCTGGATCACCGACCGCGTCGTCGGCCCGTTCAAGGGGATCCCGGGCAGCTGGGGCTGGTGA
- a CDS encoding VOC family protein, which produces MPRTYPCLWFDTDAQPAAEFYTSLFPNSRIGTISHYPAGSGDREGQVLTVAFELDGAPYLALNGGPEFTFDEAISITIDVKDQAELDHYWDALVADGGQESMCGWLKDRFGLSWQVVPENWDEIASGDPERAAKVFGAMMTMKRLDIAALEAAGNS; this is translated from the coding sequence ATGCCCCGTACCTATCCGTGCCTGTGGTTCGACACCGATGCCCAGCCGGCGGCCGAGTTCTACACCTCGCTGTTCCCCAACTCGAGGATCGGCACCATCTCGCACTACCCGGCCGGCTCGGGTGACCGCGAGGGGCAGGTGCTGACGGTGGCGTTCGAGCTGGACGGAGCCCCATACCTCGCGCTGAACGGCGGTCCAGAGTTCACCTTCGACGAGGCCATCTCCATCACGATCGACGTCAAGGACCAGGCCGAGCTCGACCACTACTGGGACGCACTCGTCGCAGACGGCGGCCAGGAGAGCATGTGCGGTTGGCTCAAGGACCGGTTCGGGTTGTCGTGGCAGGTCGTCCCGGAGAACTGGGACGAGATCGCCAGCGGCGACCCGGAGCGGGCCGCCAAGGTGTTCGGCGCCATGATGACGATGAAGCGCCTCGACATCGCCGCCCTCGAGGCGGCGGGCAACAGCTGA